The Verrucomicrobiota bacterium genome includes a window with the following:
- the aspS gene encoding aspartate--tRNA ligase, producing MKRTHHCNELRPAHIGQTATLSGWVHSRRDLGGLIFIDIRDREGRTQTVFDPSDLPKELFERAAALRSECVISVTGKVRQRPEGTNNPKIATGEIEVMAKEMEVLNMADVLPFPVDDPEVASKVNEELRLKYRYLDLRRPEMARNLRLRSKVATATRVFMDEQGFLEVETPLLFKSTPEGAREFLVPSRVTPGSFYALPQSPQQFKQILMVGGVEKYFQLARCFRDEDQRADRQLEFTQIDIEMSFIEREDIYALIEGLLKRVWKVALNLDVPTPFKRLTFQEAMNRYGIDKPDTRFGMELVDFTEEFRASTFKVFSGAVANGGVVKALNAKGLAGATQGQIETMTEYAKSFGAKGLAFIKVEGGEWKSPIVKFFNDAEKAALTKKLAIEEGDLVLFAADQWLNACEILGKIRLYCADVLKAQGKLTIPADRYDFLWVIEFPLLGFDREQNRWYSSHHPFTAPVAEDIPFLKTDPKKVRGQHYDIVVNGTELGGGSIRIHRPDVQKTVFEEVLQIPPEMVKARFGYMLEAFRYGAPPHGGIALGFDRLIAILCGTPSIRDVIAFPKTAKGADLMTDSPAAVEPKQLRDLHIELKVAKKE from the coding sequence ATGAAGCGCACGCATCACTGCAACGAACTTCGCCCGGCCCACATCGGGCAGACCGCGACCTTGTCCGGCTGGGTCCATTCCCGTCGCGACCTGGGCGGCCTCATCTTCATCGACATCCGCGACCGCGAGGGGCGCACCCAGACGGTGTTCGATCCGTCGGATTTGCCAAAAGAACTTTTTGAGCGCGCCGCCGCGCTGCGCAGCGAATGTGTCATCAGCGTCACCGGCAAAGTCCGCCAACGACCCGAAGGCACGAACAATCCCAAGATAGCCACGGGCGAAATTGAAGTCATGGCGAAGGAAATGGAAGTGCTGAACATGGCCGATGTGCTGCCGTTTCCGGTGGACGATCCCGAAGTGGCGAGCAAGGTGAATGAAGAGTTGCGCCTCAAATATCGCTACCTTGATTTGCGTCGCCCGGAGATGGCGCGCAATCTCCGCCTCCGCAGCAAAGTCGCCACCGCCACGCGGGTCTTCATGGACGAGCAGGGCTTTCTCGAGGTCGAAACGCCCTTGTTATTCAAGTCCACACCCGAAGGCGCGCGCGAATTTCTCGTGCCGAGCCGCGTCACTCCCGGAAGTTTTTATGCGCTGCCGCAGTCGCCTCAGCAATTCAAACAAATCCTGATGGTCGGCGGTGTGGAAAAATATTTTCAACTGGCCCGTTGCTTTCGCGACGAAGACCAGCGCGCCGACCGCCAACTGGAATTCACGCAGATTGACATCGAGATGAGCTTCATCGAGCGCGAGGACATTTACGCGCTGATTGAAGGTCTGCTGAAGCGCGTCTGGAAGGTCGCGCTCAACCTGGACGTGCCGACGCCTTTCAAACGCCTGACGTTTCAGGAAGCCATGAACCGTTACGGTATCGACAAGCCGGACACTCGTTTCGGCATGGAACTGGTGGACTTCACCGAGGAATTTCGCGCGAGCACGTTCAAAGTGTTCAGCGGCGCGGTCGCAAATGGCGGCGTGGTGAAGGCGCTCAACGCCAAGGGTCTCGCCGGCGCGACGCAAGGCCAGATTGAAACGATGACCGAATACGCCAAGAGCTTCGGCGCGAAAGGGCTGGCGTTCATCAAGGTCGAAGGTGGCGAATGGAAATCGCCCATCGTGAAATTCTTCAATGATGCCGAGAAAGCCGCGCTCACGAAAAAGCTGGCCATCGAGGAAGGCGATTTGGTTTTGTTCGCCGCCGATCAATGGCTCAACGCCTGCGAAATCCTCGGCAAGATTCGCCTCTACTGCGCCGACGTTTTGAAGGCGCAAGGCAAGCTGACCATTCCCGCCGACCGCTACGATTTCCTATGGGTGATCGAGTTCCCGCTGCTCGGTTTTGACCGCGAGCAGAACCGCTGGTATTCGAGCCATCATCCGTTCACTGCGCCGGTGGCCGAGGACATTCCTTTTCTAAAGACCGACCCGAAGAAAGTTCGCGGCCAGCACTACGACATCGTGGTGAACGGCACGGAACTCGGCGGCGGTTCGATTCGTATCCATCGCCCCGACGTGCAAAAGACCGTGTTCGAGGAAGTGCTGCAAATCCCGCCGGAGATGGTGAAGGCGCGTTTTGGTTACATGCTGGAGGCGTTTCGTTATGGTGCGCCGCCACATGGCGGCATCGCGCTCGGCTTTGATCGGCTCATCGCAATTCTCTGCGGCACACCAAGTATTCGCGATGTGATTGCGTTTCCGAAAACGGCGAAAGGCGCTGACCTGATGACCGATTCACCAGCGGCGGTTGAGCCAAAACAACTGCGCGATCTGCATATTGAATTGAAAGTGGCGAAAAAGGAGTAG
- a CDS encoding redox-sensing transcriptional repressor Rex, whose protein sequence is MKRNDRPEIPRKTIYRLSVYLRCLARLKDNAIRTVSSEALATVAGVKSTQLRKDLTYFGQFGTRGLGYDVEQLSQMISDVLGTKSLQPVILVGVGNLGLALLSYRGFEQEGFEIVAAFDIDAKPRRDKKITQPVLEMDDLPELVSKRRVRMAILTVPASVAQEVTNTLVQCGITGILNFAPIVLHVPEEVMVNNVNLASELENLSYFIQD, encoded by the coding sequence TTGAAAAGAAACGATCGCCCTGAAATTCCGCGCAAGACGATTTATCGGCTGTCGGTTTATCTGCGTTGCCTCGCACGACTCAAGGACAATGCCATTCGCACGGTGTCCAGCGAAGCGTTGGCCACCGTCGCCGGTGTGAAATCAACCCAACTCCGAAAGGACCTCACCTACTTCGGTCAATTCGGCACGCGCGGGCTTGGATACGACGTCGAGCAACTTTCGCAAATGATTTCCGATGTGCTGGGCACCAAAAGCCTCCAGCCGGTCATCCTCGTCGGCGTCGGCAATCTCGGTCTCGCCCTGCTTTCCTATCGCGGGTTCGAACAGGAAGGATTTGAAATTGTGGCGGCGTTCGACATTGATGCGAAACCGAGGCGCGATAAAAAAATCACCCAGCCGGTGCTGGAGATGGACGACCTGCCGGAACTCGTGAGCAAACGTCGCGTGCGCATGGCCATTCTGACCGTGCCCGCTTCCGTCGCGCAGGAAGTGACCAACACACTCGTGCAATGCGGCATCACGGGCATTTTGAATTTCGCCCCGATCGTCCTTCACGTGCCAGAGGAAGTCATGGTCAACAACGTCAATCTCGCCAGCGAACTGGAGAACCTGAGTTATTTTATTCAGGATTGA
- a CDS encoding phenylalanine--tRNA ligase subunit beta translates to MKVTLNWLRQYVDFNWSPEELTARLTMLGLEVEGVQKLGGEFEGVVVAQILSSDKHPNADKLSVCKVADGQGERQIVCGAKNYHVGDKVPLALPGCTLPTPAGSPPFTIKIGKLRGVESQGMMCSAKELGLAEDAEGLLILPTGAKVGQPFAEHLGRFAGDVVYDLEITPNRPDLNSVIGIAREIAAVTGNPLRMPEFKIQNSKFKIDELVAVRIDDAELCPRYTARVVKGVNIGPSPDWLRSTLEKVGIRSISNVVDVTNYVMLESGQPLHAFDYHLIAKGKDDKPTIVVRRAVAGERFKTLDGQERTLTNEMLLIADEQQGIALAGIMGGQNTEINDSTKDVLIESAYFSPTQIRRTSKALGLRSESSYRFERGADVGICDWASQRAAQLILETAGGQLAGDVVDAYPHPVETKTVSLRAEKIAQLLGVAISREQAEAMLNSLGLKTAVRVPQPLDGSTDAPLPPLKFRIPTFRVDLKREVDLIEEITRLYGVDKIPATAPRDVIGSNAYDAVHDQLADARRILTGLGLCEAQGQTLISSTECGVRSAEAVRLANPLSSDMDVLRPSLLPGLLAALRHSLTHKTEDVALFEIGRVFAHLDGPPQEERRVALALTGRRHPSFWSGENREATFDIFDLKGLLEEFCEQFGVRGLTHSRRDDDRALYLESAAILLGKQVIGEFVQLQPVLARRFDLRAAVLLAELNFDLLLARRNPSKSFKPLPLFPSIRRDVAMLVPDATTHAAVLQTVKQARPQNLECVELFDIFRGKNVPAGQKSMAYAFTYRHSERTLTDAEVNSAHEKLVEKFGTVLQAVIRDK, encoded by the coding sequence ATGAAAGTCACCCTGAACTGGCTCAGACAATACGTTGATTTCAACTGGTCGCCCGAGGAATTGACCGCGCGTCTCACCATGCTCGGGCTCGAAGTCGAAGGCGTGCAAAAGCTCGGCGGCGAATTTGAAGGCGTGGTCGTCGCGCAGATACTATCGAGCGACAAACATCCCAACGCCGACAAACTTTCTGTTTGCAAGGTGGCCGATGGACAGGGTGAACGCCAGATCGTCTGCGGCGCGAAGAACTACCACGTCGGCGATAAAGTGCCGCTGGCCCTGCCCGGCTGCACGCTGCCCACGCCCGCCGGATCACCCCCGTTCACCATCAAAATCGGCAAGCTGCGCGGCGTGGAATCGCAAGGAATGATGTGTTCCGCCAAGGAACTCGGTCTCGCCGAGGACGCGGAAGGTTTGTTGATTCTTCCGACCGGCGCAAAAGTCGGCCAACCCTTCGCTGAACATCTCGGTCGTTTCGCCGGCGATGTCGTTTACGACCTCGAAATCACCCCAAACCGACCCGACCTCAACAGCGTCATCGGCATCGCGCGGGAAATTGCAGCCGTAACGGGAAATCCGCTGCGGATGCCGGAATTCAAAATTCAAAATTCAAAATTCAAAATTGATGAACTGGTCGCAGTCCGCATCGACGACGCTGAGCTTTGCCCTCGTTACACGGCGCGCGTCGTTAAGGGTGTAAATATTGGCCCAAGCCCGGATTGGTTGCGTTCCACGCTGGAAAAAGTCGGCATCCGCAGTATCAGCAATGTCGTGGACGTGACGAATTATGTGATGCTTGAAAGCGGCCAGCCATTGCATGCCTTCGATTATCATCTCATCGCCAAGGGCAAGGACGACAAACCAACCATCGTCGTCCGCCGCGCGGTTGCGGGAGAAAGATTCAAGACGCTGGATGGGCAAGAGCGCACGCTTACGAATGAAATGCTTTTGATCGCCGACGAACAGCAAGGCATCGCGCTCGCCGGCATCATGGGCGGACAAAACACGGAGATCAACGACTCCACCAAGGACGTGTTGATCGAGAGCGCTTATTTTTCGCCAACCCAGATCCGCCGCACGAGCAAGGCCTTGGGCTTGCGCAGCGAATCGAGCTACCGCTTCGAGCGCGGCGCGGACGTCGGCATCTGTGATTGGGCCAGCCAACGCGCGGCCCAATTGATTCTGGAAACCGCCGGCGGCCAGTTGGCCGGGGACGTGGTCGATGCTTATCCCCATCCGGTCGAAACTAAAACCGTTTCGCTGCGTGCTGAAAAGATCGCGCAGTTGCTCGGCGTTGCGATTTCGCGAGAGCAGGCGGAAGCCATGCTGAACAGCCTCGGCTTGAAAACCGCGGTCCGCGTGCCGCAGCCGTTGGACGGTTCGACAGACGCACCGTTGCCGCCGCTGAAATTCCGCATTCCGACTTTCCGCGTCGATCTCAAGCGGGAGGTCGATTTAATCGAGGAAATCACCCGGCTTTACGGTGTGGATAAGATTCCTGCCACAGCGCCGCGCGACGTGATTGGCTCAAACGCCTATGACGCGGTGCATGATCAACTGGCGGACGCCCGTCGCATTCTCACCGGCCTTGGGCTTTGCGAAGCGCAAGGACAGACGCTGATTTCCAGCACGGAGTGCGGGGTGCGGAGTGCGGAAGCGGTCCGCCTTGCCAATCCGTTGAGTTCGGATATGGACGTGCTGCGCCCCAGCCTGCTGCCCGGATTGCTCGCTGCGCTGCGCCACAGTCTCACGCACAAGACTGAGGACGTGGCGCTCTTTGAGATTGGGCGGGTCTTTGCGCATCTGGACGGTCCGCCGCAGGAAGAGCGCCGCGTGGCGCTGGCGTTGACGGGCAGGCGACACCCCAGCTTCTGGAGCGGCGAGAATCGGGAGGCCACGTTCGACATCTTTGATTTGAAGGGGTTGCTCGAAGAATTCTGCGAGCAGTTCGGTGTGCGCGGATTGACTCATTCCCGTCGTGACGATGACCGCGCCCTTTATCTCGAATCCGCCGCGATCCTGTTGGGCAAACAAGTCATCGGTGAGTTTGTGCAACTTCAGCCGGTGCTCGCCCGGCGCTTTGACTTGCGGGCTGCCGTGTTGCTGGCGGAACTGAATTTCGATTTGCTGCTCGCCCGCCGCAACCCGTCCAAGTCGTTCAAGCCGCTCCCACTGTTCCCTTCCATCCGCCGGGATGTCGCCATGCTCGTGCCGGACGCGACCACTCACGCAGCCGTGCTTCAGACGGTGAAACAGGCGAGGCCACAAAATCTGGAATGTGTGGAGTTGTTCGATATCTTCCGCGGCAAGAATGTGCCCGCTGGACAAAAGAGCATGGCTTATGCCTTCACGTATCGCCATTCCGAACGCACCTTGACCGATGCCGAAGTGAACAGTGCCCACGAAAAGCTGGTGGAAAAGTTCGGGACGGTTTTGCAAGCGGTGATCAGGGACAAATAG
- a CDS encoding DUF1328 domain-containing protein, whose protein sequence is MLSWTLTFLTIALLAALLGFFGVAGTAAAIAKAFFFLFMIIFVVSVILGRRDA, encoded by the coding sequence ATGTTGAGCTGGACTTTGACATTTCTGACGATCGCATTGCTGGCGGCGCTGCTGGGGTTTTTCGGCGTCGCTGGCACCGCGGCTGCCATCGCCAAGGCGTTCTTTTTTCTCTTCATGATCATATTTGTGGTTTCCGTGATCCTGGGTCGGAGAGATGCGTAA
- a CDS encoding sigma-54-dependent Fis family transcriptional regulator: MRLLIIDDEENIRKTTAVVLEGMGHETVGVETGTAALRQLEKASFDVAFLDLKLNGESGLELLPELLKSSPQLDVVVFTAYASIETAVQAMRLGAIDYIPKPFTPEQIRQVISRINKTRKLEGRLADLESRLSADSPTTDLSTTDPVVQKLLDLAFKAAATPATILITGESGTGKTVLARGIHERSQQKDNAFVIVSCPSLSRELLESELFGHVKGAFTGAVGETWGKVARADGGTLFLDEIGDLPLEIQSKLLRLVQDKEYERVGEAKPRRANVRLIAATNQNLEQAVREGRFREDLFYRLNVISIPLPPMRERMGDLRKIGSGYLHFFAAQCGKRIKGFSPEAERAILHYSWPGNLRELRNVVERAVILAGTDHIELDDLPEKISQSTTQFEIKGVEVGAKISLEDLEKEHLRRVISRTATMEEAAQILGVDPATLYRKRKKLAL, encoded by the coding sequence ATGCGCCTGCTGATTATTGACGACGAAGAAAACATTCGCAAAACCACCGCTGTGGTGCTGGAAGGAATGGGCCACGAAACGGTCGGGGTCGAAACTGGCACCGCCGCCCTGAGGCAGCTTGAAAAAGCCAGTTTTGATGTCGCCTTCCTTGATTTGAAATTGAATGGGGAAAGCGGGCTTGAGCTTCTGCCCGAATTGCTCAAGAGCAGCCCGCAGTTGGATGTGGTCGTGTTCACGGCCTATGCCTCGATCGAAACCGCCGTGCAAGCCATGCGGCTGGGCGCAATCGATTATATCCCCAAGCCATTTACGCCGGAACAAATCCGGCAGGTGATCAGCCGGATCAACAAAACCCGCAAACTCGAAGGTCGCCTGGCCGATCTCGAATCCCGGCTTTCGGCAGATTCTCCCACTACAGACCTGTCCACTACCGATCCGGTCGTGCAGAAACTTCTGGATCTGGCGTTCAAAGCCGCCGCCACGCCGGCCACCATCCTGATCACCGGCGAAAGCGGCACCGGCAAAACCGTTCTGGCGCGCGGCATTCACGAACGCAGCCAGCAAAAGGACAATGCGTTCGTCATCGTGAGTTGCCCCAGCCTCTCGCGGGAATTGCTGGAGAGCGAACTCTTCGGCCATGTCAAAGGCGCGTTCACCGGGGCGGTCGGCGAAACTTGGGGGAAAGTCGCGCGCGCCGACGGCGGCACCCTGTTTCTGGATGAGATCGGCGACCTGCCACTGGAAATCCAATCCAAATTGCTCCGCCTGGTTCAGGACAAGGAATATGAGCGGGTCGGCGAAGCCAAGCCACGGCGCGCCAACGTCCGGTTGATCGCGGCCACCAACCAGAACCTCGAACAAGCCGTCCGCGAAGGCCGTTTTCGCGAGGATTTGTTTTATCGGCTGAACGTCATCTCCATCCCGTTGCCGCCGATGCGCGAGCGCATGGGTGATTTGCGCAAGATCGGTTCGGGGTATCTCCATTTCTTTGCGGCGCAATGCGGCAAGCGCATCAAGGGTTTTTCGCCCGAAGCCGAGCGGGCCATCCTGCATTATTCCTGGCCGGGCAACCTGCGCGAATTGCGCAACGTCGTGGAACGCGCCGTCATTCTCGCCGGCACAGATCACATTGAACTGGATGATTTGCCGGAAAAAATAAGCCAATCCACCACTCAATTCGAGATCAAGGGCGTCGAAGTGGGCGCAAAAATCTCACTGGAAGACCTGGAAAAAGAGCATCTGCGGCGGGTGATCAGCCGGACCGCGACGATGGAGGAAGCGGCGCAGATTTTGGGGGTTGATCCGGCCACTCTTTACCGCAAACGAAAGAAATTGGCGTTATGA